Proteins encoded within one genomic window of Pedosphaera parvula Ellin514:
- a CDS encoding ABC transporter ATP-binding protein, producing MSQEIVTSTLAAAKRNTIATRKSIVRFEDVRKTYQMGPVLVEALRGVTLDIKQGEYISIMGPSGCGKSTMLNLLGCLDRPTSGRYLLGEEDVSQMPDDDLSGVRGAKLGFIFQSYNLIPQLSVVENIEVPLYYQDRPEEESREIAIRLAQLVGLEKRLWHKPFELSGGQQQRVAIARSLVNDPLVILADEPTGNLDSNSGTEILRVFDDLHQQGKTLILVTHDDDVAHRADRAIRLRDGQVESDVKVSKA from the coding sequence ATGTCCCAGGAAATCGTAACTTCAACACTCGCCGCTGCCAAGCGAAACACGATTGCGACGCGTAAATCCATCGTGCGTTTCGAGGACGTACGCAAAACTTATCAGATGGGGCCCGTACTGGTGGAAGCGTTGCGCGGAGTTACGCTGGATATCAAGCAGGGGGAGTATATCAGCATTATGGGGCCATCGGGATGCGGGAAATCCACGATGCTGAATTTATTGGGTTGCCTGGATCGGCCCACTTCCGGGCGTTATCTGCTGGGCGAGGAAGATGTTTCCCAGATGCCAGATGACGATCTTTCTGGCGTACGGGGAGCGAAATTGGGATTTATTTTTCAATCTTATAATCTTATCCCGCAGCTTTCGGTGGTGGAAAACATCGAAGTGCCGCTTTATTACCAGGACAGGCCGGAGGAGGAGTCGCGGGAGATAGCAATCCGCCTGGCGCAACTGGTAGGCCTGGAAAAGCGCTTATGGCACAAACCCTTTGAGTTGTCCGGTGGACAGCAGCAACGTGTGGCCATCGCGAGATCTCTGGTGAATGATCCATTGGTAATCCTCGCAGACGAACCGACGGGAAATCTCGATTCCAACTCAGGCACAGAAATCCTGAGAGTTTTTGACGACCTGCATCAGCAGGGCAAGACCTTGATCCTGGTGACGCATGACGATGATGTGGCTCACCGGGCGGATCGGGCAATCCGGTTGCGCGATGGGCAGGTGGAAAGCGACGTGAAGGTTTCCAAGGCATGA
- a CDS encoding ATP-binding protein — MWRNPKNCVPAGKGFGFLTGAMCGVLLLGILRAGGQTPVPNDTQYSVINSIPAPLHSVLDATNAVGSWIWDKETQDKQTCRFWRVFEVPRDNPVVRAEMRITADNGYDVFLDGRKVGHGIDWKWLSTYDLSYVLPPGKHVLAIEAFNEGQKAGLILGLRMQLTDGRVLEVASDRSWYVVPDEGEGWRSKEHPLSRWYPAIVVGVVGDPPWWKTPVSTVIVPPIQPLTLHFWGSTWFQVVILSLCGMAMVICLRLMAKVALQSKEQKLLQLERNRIARDIHDDLGARLTELVLLGEVAQSERRTEPETLAQIDQICERARGVLGAIDEIVWVVNSRRDTLKDFVTYVCKYAQLFLRSSNIRCRLDIEPDLPSITFDLPVRRNLLLAVKEALNNAAKHSQATELFLRVHRDGMMLRVIVEDNGVGFEPAEANLERNGLTNMGQRMKELGGEYRVVSRPGNGSRIEFLMPLENQRLRSNWFGWLWRIFTAKVAPVQEKEKITPAEASQPTQ; from the coding sequence ATGTGGCGCAACCCAAAAAACTGTGTTCCTGCCGGGAAAGGTTTTGGCTTCCTAACAGGTGCCATGTGTGGAGTGCTGCTTTTAGGAATATTGCGGGCAGGCGGTCAAACTCCCGTTCCGAATGACACCCAGTATTCAGTGATTAACAGTATTCCGGCGCCGTTGCATTCGGTGTTGGATGCAACCAATGCGGTTGGTTCCTGGATTTGGGACAAGGAAACGCAGGATAAGCAAACCTGCCGTTTCTGGCGAGTGTTTGAGGTTCCGCGGGATAATCCCGTAGTGCGAGCAGAAATGCGTATCACTGCGGACAATGGCTACGACGTTTTCCTGGATGGTAGGAAGGTTGGCCATGGCATTGATTGGAAATGGTTGAGCACATACGACCTCAGCTATGTTTTGCCACCGGGCAAACATGTGCTGGCAATTGAGGCTTTCAATGAAGGGCAGAAGGCCGGGTTAATTCTCGGCCTCCGAATGCAACTGACTGATGGCCGGGTGCTGGAAGTGGCTTCAGACCGTAGCTGGTATGTGGTGCCGGACGAGGGGGAAGGTTGGCGGAGCAAAGAACATCCTTTGTCCCGTTGGTATCCAGCCATAGTTGTGGGTGTGGTAGGCGACCCGCCCTGGTGGAAGACACCGGTGAGCACGGTGATCGTGCCGCCTATTCAGCCATTGACGCTGCATTTTTGGGGATCCACCTGGTTTCAGGTGGTGATACTGTCCTTATGCGGGATGGCGATGGTCATCTGTTTAAGGTTGATGGCCAAGGTGGCTTTGCAAAGCAAGGAACAAAAACTTTTGCAACTGGAACGCAACCGTATTGCACGGGATATCCACGACGACCTGGGGGCAAGGCTGACAGAGTTGGTATTGTTAGGTGAGGTGGCACAGAGCGAGCGCAGAACTGAACCGGAGACGCTGGCACAAATTGACCAGATTTGTGAAAGGGCGAGAGGAGTGCTGGGTGCCATTGACGAGATCGTGTGGGTGGTGAACTCCCGGCGCGATACCTTGAAGGACTTCGTTACGTACGTTTGCAAGTATGCGCAGCTTTTCCTGCGTTCCAGCAATATTCGTTGCCGCCTGGATATCGAACCGGATTTACCCAGCATTACCTTTGATTTGCCGGTACGCAGGAACCTGCTGTTGGCCGTGAAGGAGGCCTTGAACAACGCAGCCAAGCATTCACAGGCGACCGAGCTGTTTTTGAGAGTCCATCGCGATGGTATGATGCTCAGAGTGATTGTGGAAGATAACGGGGTCGGTTTTGAACCTGCCGAGGCCAACCTCGAACGAAATGGTCTGACGAACATGGGACAGCGAATGAAGGAATTGGGTGGGGAATACCGGGTGGTCAGTCGGCCCGGAAATGGTTCGCGCATTGAATTCCTGATGCCTCTGGAAAATCAACGGTTGCGTTCCAATTGGTTCGGGTGGCTTTGGCGAATCTTTACGGCCAAGGTGGCGCCAGTTCAAGAAAAGGAAAAGATAACTCCAGCCGAGGCAAGTCAGCCTACGCAGTAA
- a CDS encoding response regulator, translating to MKPQVSIPQVQPSSRAPLRVALVEDQKEIRENWTRLIESFSDFKCVCTCSTGEEALRVIPSVRPDVILMDIFLPRMSGIECTARFKESLPKTQIIILTAVDDDEMVFLALEAGADGYLLKRTKPTDLRAALLDVLSGGAPMTSEIARRVVESFRRVSRNRQDTIRLSAREEEVLVMLSKGYSNKEIADKIDLSVETVRSHLKHIYEKMHVRSRTEAVARYMTAKGSTADPDDL from the coding sequence ATGAAGCCGCAAGTTTCGATTCCTCAAGTTCAGCCCTCCAGCCGGGCACCTTTACGGGTGGCCCTGGTGGAAGACCAAAAGGAAATTCGGGAAAACTGGACCCGATTGATTGAATCCTTTTCCGATTTTAAATGCGTTTGCACCTGTTCCACCGGGGAGGAAGCTTTGCGGGTCATTCCCTCAGTGCGGCCGGATGTGATTTTGATGGATATTTTTTTACCACGCATGTCGGGAATCGAGTGCACGGCACGGTTTAAGGAGTCATTGCCCAAGACTCAAATTATTATTTTAACGGCCGTGGATGATGATGAAATGGTGTTCCTCGCCCTCGAGGCGGGGGCCGATGGGTATTTGCTCAAACGAACGAAGCCCACGGACTTGCGGGCCGCCCTGCTGGATGTACTGAGTGGCGGGGCGCCGATGACCAGTGAGATTGCGCGACGAGTGGTTGAGTCTTTTCGGCGGGTATCGAGGAATCGGCAGGATACCATTCGCTTAAGCGCTCGTGAAGAGGAGGTCCTGGTAATGCTGTCCAAGGGTTACTCAAACAAGGAGATAGCCGATAAGATAGATCTGAGCGTGGAAACAGTCAGGAGCCACCTTAAGCATATTTATGAAAAAATGCATGTGCGTTCCCGTACCGAGGCAGTGGCGCGTTATATGACGGCCAAGGGGAGTACCGCCGACCCGGATGATCTCTGA
- a CDS encoding ABC transporter permease codes for MSSPSKSTKNAAEFVDFVRFLRGMKAARMKRIIRLGVKSLWLHRLRSLLTALGIVFGVCSVIAMLAIGEGASHEAQEQIKNLGSQNIILKSLKPSEERKVSENNRQSYILQYGLTYTDIKAIKDTIPGVTVVVPGRIMREYVWNISRQTDCEILGTVPWYPTMRNHQVAQGRFFTEREMDEKANVCVISSEMVSQLFPLQQAVGSDVRVGNAYYRVIGVMEPQSKAAKGDEVTGATQGPTLERMFIPLETAKTRYGEVLMKRRQGSFAAERVQLHEVTVKVGKPDEVINVSLAIKDLMERNHKKKDYEMVVPLELLKRAERTKQIFNIVLGSIAAISLLVGGIGIMNIMLASVTERTREIGIRRALGAKRRDIVIQFLVETIILSGAGGVMGVLLGILIPFAVSYFAGMATIVTFWSPVLAFSISGLVGIIFGLYPAIRAASMDPVEALRHE; via the coding sequence ATGAGTTCCCCTTCCAAAAGCACAAAGAATGCTGCTGAGTTTGTAGATTTCGTACGCTTTCTGCGCGGCATGAAAGCTGCGCGGATGAAACGCATCATCCGCCTGGGCGTGAAGAGCCTTTGGTTGCATCGATTGCGGTCACTGCTGACCGCGTTGGGAATTGTATTTGGCGTTTGTTCCGTCATTGCGATGTTGGCCATTGGCGAGGGAGCCAGCCACGAAGCCCAGGAGCAAATCAAGAATCTGGGGAGTCAGAACATTATTTTAAAGAGTCTGAAACCTTCGGAGGAGCGGAAGGTCTCCGAGAACAACCGACAAAGCTACATCTTACAGTATGGCCTCACCTATACGGACATAAAGGCGATCAAAGATACCATTCCCGGCGTGACCGTGGTGGTGCCGGGGAGAATCATGCGCGAATATGTCTGGAATATCAGTCGCCAGACCGATTGTGAGATACTGGGAACGGTTCCGTGGTATCCGACCATGCGAAATCATCAGGTGGCCCAAGGACGCTTCTTCACGGAAAGAGAAATGGATGAGAAGGCAAACGTCTGTGTGATCAGTTCGGAGATGGTTTCGCAGTTGTTTCCATTGCAGCAAGCGGTCGGTTCGGACGTGCGGGTGGGAAATGCTTATTATCGGGTTATTGGGGTAATGGAACCGCAGTCCAAGGCGGCCAAAGGAGATGAGGTCACAGGAGCCACCCAAGGTCCGACTTTGGAGCGGATGTTCATTCCCCTTGAAACCGCCAAGACCCGATACGGTGAGGTTTTGATGAAGCGCCGGCAGGGCAGTTTTGCGGCCGAGCGGGTGCAATTGCATGAGGTTACCGTGAAAGTAGGCAAGCCCGATGAAGTGATAAACGTTTCCCTGGCGATCAAGGACTTGATGGAACGCAATCACAAAAAGAAAGATTACGAAATGGTGGTGCCCCTTGAACTTCTGAAGCGCGCAGAACGCACCAAACAGATTTTCAACATTGTGCTTGGTTCCATTGCCGCGATTTCGCTTTTGGTGGGAGGGATTGGCATCATGAACATCATGCTGGCCAGTGTGACCGAGCGCACCCGGGAGATTGGGATACGACGGGCATTGGGAGCCAAAAGGCGGGATATTGTTATTCAATTCCTGGTCGAAACGATCATCCTTTCCGGGGCTGGTGGTGTGATGGGAGTGCTGCTGGGAATTCTGATTCCCTTCGCAGTCAGTTATTTTGCCGGCATGGCAACGATTGTAACCTTTTGGTCACCGGTGCTTGCGTTTTCCATCTCGGGATTGGTGGGGATTATTTTTGGACTGTATCCAGCGATTCGGGCCGCCAGCATGGATCCCGTGGAAGCGCTCAGGCACGAATAA
- a CDS encoding sugar kinase, which translates to MPTLNVKPAGSCKYDMLALGEIMIRLDPGEGRVRTAREFKAWEGGGEYNVARGLRRCFGFKTAVCTAFADNDIGRLIEDFVLQGGVDTEFIKWVPYDGVGRTVRNGLNFTERGFGARGAVGIPDRGNTAASQLKPGDFDWDYIFGKLGVRWLHTGGIFAALSDTTPKLVIEAVQKAKQYGTVVSYDLNYRPSLWKSIGGQKRAQEVNKEIAKYVDVMIGNEEDFTASLGFQVEGADEHLLHIDVTAFQKMIETAVKAYPNFKVVATTLRAAKTATINDWAAICWMDGKFYESRQYPDLEILDRVGGGDSFASGLVYGLMTTGDAQKAVNYGAAHGALAMTTPGDTSMASKDEVEKLMKGGGARVQR; encoded by the coding sequence ATGCCAACTCTAAATGTTAAACCAGCCGGTTCCTGCAAATATGACATGCTTGCCCTGGGCGAGATCATGATACGCCTTGATCCCGGCGAAGGCCGCGTACGCACCGCCCGGGAATTCAAAGCATGGGAGGGTGGTGGCGAATACAACGTTGCCCGTGGTCTGCGGCGCTGCTTTGGTTTCAAGACTGCGGTTTGCACCGCGTTTGCCGACAATGACATTGGGCGGTTGATTGAAGACTTTGTTTTGCAGGGTGGAGTCGATACCGAATTCATCAAGTGGGTCCCTTATGATGGGGTGGGCCGGACGGTTCGCAACGGTTTGAATTTTACGGAGCGCGGGTTTGGCGCGCGGGGAGCGGTGGGAATTCCAGATCGCGGCAATACTGCTGCCAGCCAGCTGAAGCCTGGCGATTTCGATTGGGATTATATTTTCGGCAAGCTCGGCGTTCGTTGGCTGCACACCGGAGGCATTTTTGCGGCGCTCTCCGATACCACCCCCAAGCTGGTCATTGAGGCGGTTCAAAAGGCGAAGCAATATGGCACAGTGGTTTCCTATGATCTGAACTATCGGCCTTCACTTTGGAAATCGATTGGCGGCCAAAAACGTGCGCAGGAAGTAAACAAGGAAATCGCCAAATACGTGGATGTAATGATTGGGAACGAGGAAGATTTCACCGCCAGCCTGGGATTCCAAGTGGAGGGAGCAGATGAACACCTGCTGCACATCGATGTCACGGCATTCCAAAAGATGATCGAAACAGCGGTTAAGGCTTATCCCAATTTCAAGGTCGTCGCCACAACACTGCGTGCAGCCAAGACCGCGACGATCAACGATTGGGCGGCGATTTGCTGGATGGATGGAAAGTTTTATGAGTCGCGGCAATATCCGGACCTTGAAATTTTGGACCGGGTTGGCGGTGGAGATAGCTTTGCCAGCGGTCTGGTCTATGGGTTGATGACCACGGGAGACGCACAGAAGGCGGTGAATTACGGGGCAGCCCACGGTGCCCTGGCCATGACCACGCCGGGTGACACTTCCATGGCTTCCAAGGATGAAGTTGAGAAGCTCATGAAGGGCGGCGGTGCCCGAGTTCAGCGATAG
- a CDS encoding beta strand repeat-containing protein: protein MKPTKSNLLKKFLTLGFLTGMTASMSCTQAAIVGPYSLDSATLHLWHMDQATVPVLDSAAGGTNLIGLQGGATLGSPSFTGFGNALNTVDGGQDGTAAGTRDALLSPSTASPPGNVAITYADATTGAFTIEAIVWIGFDPTRNLGTVANGGNGRSSPLEIVSAESGANPGRIFQFRIIPVGMVPIGTAPATVPLLTFENIRAVSGNQATIYAAIPTTGPDAIITNNWYHVAVTYNGSPNTANNIKFYWTLMDPSRTSANQISITSAQTTLSGMNPLSATSTPLVIGNEARNRSGNFLGAIDEVRISKVERTAVGMQFTPANVTILTQPASQFVAVGDTLTLSTVAGGGAPISYQWQFNGNNLPNATNTSLMITNVTASQAGNYQVIVSNPNSSATSATANVRVGQLFSELFNTGLADNRSLLPGGATDPHWQLVQSDDPVFPGPAAIVDSSLPGVWLVNGPSSLWISPGDGANNAAGLYTYRTSFLIDTMDPNNAQLSGSWVSDNQGVDVRLNGVSLGLTNATSLGSFSFFTITNGFVAGSNTLECVVSNSVGAGINLSGLRAEVRGVALPLSATPLTLVSSPANVSTQAQQSVSFSVVATGSGPITYQWFFGASPLSGQTNRTLVLNRLTTAQSGNYKVVVANGVSSTNATATLTVTTPPSLAWLGLNSADWDTATINWLDTGSSANVLFSPNDDVLFDNNGSGAPVVNLTAPLQPNSVVVNASSDYTFTSATGGGIAGPVNLTKQGSGTLVLDTVNTYSGTTLIQGGTLQVGNADSSGTLGSSMVSNNAALVFNRLDSLTVPNPIAGTGSVTMAGSGGLVLTGSNSYTGPTVISSGVVSVRRTTALGTGDAGTTVAAGAQLFLDVNIDIANEPLILNGTGPAGDGALRKGGGGVTTFSGPITLASYSGIKLDGNTTLNLTNSAGITSADINLGFAGDSGSRGTVSGPITLGAGAVSEFGSGTWVLAGTNNTWTGGTTITGGTLQIGDGGNNGSIGNGPIEVDTTLTFFSSNNITVNSTIIGGGALNQIGNGTLFLTGVNSYTGPTRITGTGALRPGNSQAMGGGTITIGGSQTDTSRLELTGDIMLLNTITIFPRAFGVLDNPADIVNVSGTNVINAPTSIVIPGGGNLLTFESDSGLLVVSNGVTAGGVGRFLVLKGAAAGQIYGTIDQTAGNSQNLYKLDAGTWTLFGQDTSSGTTTVSNGTLVINGSLGTNLTTVAGGALGGTGVILGPVVVTTGGTLAPGTSIGTLMVSNSLTLQPGSFTSMEINKSAGLSDAVVGLTSATYGGTLVVSNLSGTLAIGDSFKLFDALTYSGTFASILPAIPGSGLAWNTNTLATDGTLRVAANTAPQSPKFTSITFSGGNQLVFSGTNGSASAQFTILSSANVAAPLSTWVPVSTNSFNGSGNFTVTNTINPAAGSRFYTIRVP, encoded by the coding sequence ATGAAACCGACCAAATCGAACCTGCTAAAGAAATTCTTAACCCTGGGCTTTTTGACCGGGATGACAGCCTCGATGTCATGCACTCAGGCCGCCATTGTCGGGCCATACAGTCTTGATTCCGCCACGCTGCATCTGTGGCATATGGATCAGGCGACGGTGCCGGTACTGGATTCGGCAGCCGGAGGGACCAACCTGATTGGACTGCAAGGCGGAGCCACCTTGGGCAGTCCGTCATTTACGGGGTTTGGCAATGCGCTTAACACCGTGGACGGGGGACAGGATGGGACTGCCGCTGGCACCAGAGATGCCTTATTGAGCCCTTCCACGGCCAGCCCGCCGGGGAATGTGGCGATCACGTATGCTGATGCGACTACCGGGGCCTTTACGATTGAAGCCATCGTGTGGATTGGTTTTGATCCGACCAGGAACCTTGGCACCGTTGCGAACGGGGGTAATGGGCGGAGCTCGCCACTGGAAATCGTCTCTGCCGAATCTGGTGCCAACCCGGGGCGTATCTTTCAGTTTAGAATCATACCCGTCGGCATGGTGCCTATCGGAACCGCACCGGCCACAGTGCCACTGCTCACTTTTGAAAATATTCGAGCAGTAAGTGGTAATCAGGCAACCATCTATGCGGCCATACCCACCACCGGTCCAGACGCCATTATCACAAATAATTGGTATCATGTCGCGGTGACCTACAATGGAAGTCCCAACACGGCGAATAACATCAAATTTTATTGGACGCTCATGGATCCAAGCCGGACGAGTGCGAACCAAATCAGCATTACTTCGGCACAAACGACACTCTCGGGGATGAATCCACTTTCAGCCACCAGCACACCGCTGGTTATCGGCAATGAAGCACGCAATCGATCCGGCAATTTTTTGGGCGCAATTGATGAAGTGCGTATCAGCAAAGTCGAGCGCACTGCCGTGGGAATGCAGTTTACCCCGGCGAACGTAACCATCCTTACCCAGCCAGCGAGTCAATTTGTAGCTGTGGGTGATACGCTCACACTTTCTACTGTCGCGGGCGGGGGCGCGCCGATTTCCTATCAGTGGCAATTTAATGGCAACAACCTGCCCAATGCCACCAATACCAGCCTGATGATCACCAATGTAACGGCCAGCCAGGCGGGGAATTACCAGGTGATTGTGTCAAATCCGAACAGCAGCGCCACCAGCGCCACTGCCAACGTGCGGGTAGGCCAATTGTTCAGCGAACTATTCAATACAGGTCTGGCGGATAACCGCAGTTTGTTGCCGGGCGGGGCTACCGATCCACATTGGCAGTTGGTACAGAGCGATGATCCGGTCTTTCCTGGACCCGCAGCCATAGTGGACAGTTCACTGCCGGGAGTATGGTTGGTGAATGGGCCCAGTTCATTATGGATATCGCCCGGGGACGGAGCCAATAATGCGGCTGGGCTTTATACTTATCGCACCAGTTTCCTGATTGATACGATGGATCCGAACAACGCGCAATTGAGTGGCAGTTGGGTGTCTGATAACCAGGGAGTGGATGTGCGGTTGAACGGCGTCAGTCTTGGATTAACCAATGCGACCTCGTTGGGAAGCTTCAGCTTTTTTACGATAACCAATGGTTTTGTGGCAGGAAGCAACACGTTGGAATGTGTGGTGTCAAACTCTGTAGGGGCAGGCATCAATCTGAGCGGGTTGAGAGCGGAAGTGCGCGGCGTAGCCCTGCCACTCTCCGCGACGCCACTCACATTGGTGAGTTCGCCGGCAAATGTTTCAACACAAGCACAGCAAAGTGTCAGTTTTTCAGTTGTCGCCACAGGCAGCGGCCCGATTACTTATCAATGGTTCTTCGGAGCATCGCCACTCAGCGGGCAGACCAATCGTACGTTGGTGCTGAACAGACTGACAACAGCCCAATCAGGGAATTACAAGGTGGTGGTGGCAAACGGCGTCAGTTCCACGAACGCCACAGCCACACTTACTGTCACAACGCCGCCATCATTGGCCTGGTTGGGATTGAACAGTGCTGATTGGGACACGGCGACGATTAACTGGCTGGATACCGGCAGTTCTGCCAACGTGCTTTTTAGTCCGAACGACGATGTGCTTTTTGATAACAACGGCAGTGGAGCTCCAGTGGTCAATTTGACGGCGCCGCTACAGCCGAACTCGGTGGTAGTCAATGCGAGCAGCGATTATACCTTCACCTCTGCGACTGGCGGTGGGATCGCCGGCCCAGTTAACTTAACCAAGCAGGGAAGTGGCACGTTGGTTCTCGACACAGTCAATACCTACAGTGGCACGACCTTGATTCAAGGCGGCACACTTCAAGTGGGAAATGCGGACAGCAGTGGAACATTGGGCAGCAGCATGGTCAGCAATAATGCGGCCTTGGTATTCAATCGACTGGATAGCCTGACGGTGCCTAACCCCATCGCTGGCACCGGTAGTGTGACGATGGCTGGTTCGGGAGGGCTCGTTCTTACTGGCAGCAATAGCTATACGGGACCGACCGTGATTTCCAGCGGTGTGGTAAGTGTTCGCAGGACCACGGCGTTGGGGACTGGCGACGCAGGCACCACTGTGGCCGCGGGAGCCCAGCTCTTCCTGGATGTGAACATCGACATAGCCAATGAGCCGTTGATTTTGAATGGCACCGGGCCTGCGGGTGATGGGGCGTTGCGCAAGGGTGGCGGCGGTGTAACAACCTTTTCTGGTCCGATCACGCTGGCGAGTTATTCAGGAATCAAGCTGGATGGCAATACCACATTGAATCTGACCAACAGTGCCGGCATCACGAGTGCGGACATCAACCTCGGATTCGCGGGCGACAGCGGAAGTCGGGGAACTGTGAGTGGTCCCATAACCTTGGGCGCAGGCGCGGTTTCAGAGTTTGGTTCAGGCACCTGGGTGTTGGCAGGGACCAACAATACGTGGACCGGTGGAACGACCATTACTGGCGGCACACTGCAAATCGGTGATGGCGGGAATAACGGCAGCATCGGCAATGGGCCAATCGAGGTGGATACGACACTAACCTTCTTCAGTTCCAATAATATTACCGTAAATAGCACCATCATCGGAGGCGGTGCTTTGAATCAAATTGGGAATGGGACGCTGTTTCTGACCGGCGTTAATTCATATACCGGACCCACCCGTATTACTGGAACTGGCGCGCTGCGTCCGGGCAACAGCCAGGCAATGGGCGGTGGGACAATCACCATCGGTGGATCGCAAACCGACACCAGTCGCTTGGAACTGACGGGGGATATAATGTTGTTGAACACAATCACCATATTCCCGCGTGCGTTTGGAGTGCTGGACAATCCCGCGGACATTGTGAATGTCAGTGGAACTAATGTGATCAACGCACCAACCTCGATTGTGATACCGGGTGGCGGCAACCTGCTTACCTTTGAATCAGATAGCGGCTTGCTGGTGGTTTCAAATGGAGTCACTGCGGGAGGAGTCGGGCGGTTCCTGGTGTTAAAGGGCGCCGCAGCAGGTCAGATTTACGGCACGATCGATCAGACCGCGGGCAATTCTCAAAATCTATACAAACTTGATGCCGGTACCTGGACGCTGTTTGGTCAGGATACCTCCTCGGGCACAACGACTGTCAGTAATGGTACGCTGGTGATCAATGGCAGTTTGGGAACGAACCTGACAACTGTCGCTGGTGGTGCATTGGGTGGCACCGGTGTTATCCTTGGGCCTGTAGTTGTCACTACGGGAGGGACACTGGCTCCGGGCACATCCATTGGCACATTGATGGTCAGCAACTCGCTTACGTTGCAGCCAGGCAGCTTTACCTCCATGGAAATCAACAAGTCAGCGGGCTTGAGCGACGCTGTGGTTGGCCTCACGAGCGCGACTTACGGTGGCACTCTGGTGGTGAGCAATCTCAGTGGCACGCTGGCGATAGGTGACAGCTTCAAATTGTTCGATGCGCTGACCTACTCTGGTACGTTTGCAAGCATCTTGCCGGCGATCCCGGGCAGCGGATTGGCATGGAATACAAACACGCTGGCAACGGATGGCACGTTGCGCGTTGCGGCGAACACTGCTCCTCAGTCGCCGAAGTTCACCAGCATAACATTTAGCGGTGGAAATCAGCTTGTTTTCAGCGGAACCAATGGGAGCGCCAGCGCGCAGTTCACAATTCTGTCTTCAGCAAACGTGGCGGCCCCGCTTTCAACATGGGTGCCAGTCTCAACCAACAGTTTCAATGGTTCTGGCAACTTTACTGTAACAAACACCATTAATCCGGCAGCCGGCAGCCGTTTCTACACCATTCGGGTGCCATAA